The following coding sequences lie in one Vanacampus margaritifer isolate UIUO_Vmar chromosome 16, RoL_Vmar_1.0, whole genome shotgun sequence genomic window:
- the LOC144036386 gene encoding short transient receptor potential channel 6-like isoform X1: protein MNHRQAATAGAPSPDSPRARSRDNLLTYDDFSEDNRWFGHSQLLARVSAVKRRQALRGPAHMFTAPSVGPSEVEQRFLEAAEYGNIPEVRRMLLHVPHLNVNTVNYMGQNALQLAVANEHLEVTELLLARPDLARVGDALLLAISKGYIRITETLLAHPSFRDAHRLTASPAQVDLLDDFYAYDEDGTRFSHDVTPVILAAHCQEYEIVHNLLSKGARIDPPHDYFCSCNSCNYQQQFDSFSHSRSRINAYRGLASPAYLSLSSEDPVLAALELSNELAMLANIEKEFKNDYCRLSSQCKDFVVGLLDLCRSTEEVEAILNGETADEDSYDPPGRPSLTRLKLAIKYELKKFVAHPNCQQQLLSIWYENLPGLRQQTTAIKLLVVLAVAMGLPGLALAYWIAPCSRVGRVMRSPFMKFVAHASSFTIFLGLLILNAADRFAGTTLLPNMTHHNLPEVDANPMLLYRMTTTPFTWMEILIISWVVGMIWAEVKEIWSLGPGEYLVEPWNFLDFGMLAIFLTSFSCRFSALRLASFAQTYVDENDINVTNDTLPPEILYFTLARIHWLPSDPQLVSEGLYAVAVVLSFSRIAYILPANESFGPLQISLGRTVKDIFKFMVIFLLVFLAFMIGMFNLYSYYLGVKQNDAFTTLEESFKTLFWAIFGLSEVRSVVINNGHKFIENIGYVLYGIYNVTMVIVLLNMLIAMINSSFQEIEDDADVEWKFARAKLWFSYFEEGRTLPVPFNLVPSPKSMLGLSKGIKSLVLHYVRGQNEDKYETQLNKMGKGKNSAFSGSARPSRYQKIMKRLIKRYIIKARADRESDEITEGELKEIKQDISSLRYELLEEKSQNTETLDELMRRLGDIATTS from the exons ATGAACCACAGGCAGGCGGCGACGGCAGGCGCTCCCAGCCCCGACAGCCCACGGGCCAGAAGCCGCGACAACCTGCTGACGTACGATGACTTCTCCGAGGATAACCGATGGTTTGG CCACAGCCAACTACTGGCTCGTGTCAGCGCCGTCAAGCGCCGGCAGGCCCTGAGGGGTCCGGCCCACATGTTCACCGCACCGTCCGTGGGCCCGTCCGAGGTGGAGCAGCGCTTCCTGGAGGCGGCCGAGTACGGCAACATCCCCGAGGTGCGCCGCATGCTGCTGCACGTGCCACACCTGAACGTCAACACGGTCAACTACATGGGCCAGAACGCGCTGCAGTTGGCTGTGGCCAACGAGCACCTAGAGGTGACGGAGCTGCTGCTGGCCAGGCCCGACTTGGCTCGGGTGGGAGACGCTCTCCTGTTGGCCATCA GCAAGGGTTATATCCGTATCACCGAGACTCTGCTGGCACACCCTTCGTTCAGAGACGCTCATCGTTTGACAGCAAGCCCCGCTCAAGTGGACTTGTTGGATGACTTCTACGCTTATGACGAGGACGGGACCAG GTTCTCTCACGACGTGACTCCTGTGATTCTGGCGGCGCACTGTCAGGAATACGAGATCGTCCACAACCTCCTGAGTAAAGGGGCTCGCATCGACCCGCCACATGACTACTTCTGCAGCTGCAACTCGTGCAACTACCAGCAACAGTTTGACTCCTTCAGCCACTCGCGCTCTCGCATCAATGCCTACCGTGGGCTGGCCAGTCCGGCTTACCTCTCCCTGTCCAGCGAGGATCCGGTGCTGGCTGCCCTGGAGCTCAGCAACGAGCTGGCCATGCTGGCTAACATTGAGAAGGAGTTTAAG AACGACTATTGCCGCTTATCCAGCCAGTGTAAGGACTTCGTGGTGGGCCTCCTGGACCTGTGCCGCAGCACGGAGGAGGTGGAAGCCATATTGAACGGAGAAACCGCCGACGAAGACAGCTACGACCCGCCCGGTCGCCCGTCCCTCACACGCCTCAAGTTAGCCATCAAATACGAATTGAAAAAG TTTGTGGCCCATCCCAACTGCCAGCAGCAGCTACTAAGTATCTGGTATGAGAACCTACCCGGGCTCAGGCAACAGACCACTGCTATCAAACTACTGGTGGTTCTGGCTGTGGCTATGGGACTACCAGGGTTAGCTTTGGCCTACTGGATCGCGCCATGCAGCAGA GTGGGGCGGGTGATGAGAAGCCCCTTCATGAAGTTTGTGGCACATGCCTCATCGTTCACCATCTTCCTGGGCCTGCTGATCCTGAACGCCGCAGACCGTTTTGCAGGGACCACATTGTTGCCCAACATGACCCACCACAATTTACCAGAAGTGGACGCAAACCCAATGCTGCTCTACCGCATGACCACAACGCCCTTCACCTGGATGGAGATCCTCATCATCTCATGGGTCGTGG GTATGATCTGGGCCGAAGTGAAGGAGATCTGGAGTCTGGGGCCTGGGGAATACCTGGTGGAACCTTGGAACTTTCTGGACTTTGGGATGTTGGCGATCTTCCTGACTTCCTTCAGTTGTCGTTTCTCCGCCCTGAGACTCGCCAGCTTTGCTCAGACTTACGTAGACGAGAATGACATCAACGTGACAAACGACACACTGCCTCCAGAGATACTCTACTTCACGCTGG CACGTATACACTGGTTGCCGTCGGACCCCCAACTAGTGTCCGAGGGTCTGTACGCAGTGGCGGTGGTGCTGAGCTTCTCCCGGATCGCGTACATCCTCCCGGCCAATGAGAGCTTCGGACCTCTGCAGATCTCTCTGGGCAGGACGGTTAAGGACATTTTCAAGTTCATGGTCATCTTCCTGCTGGTGTTTCTGGCCTTCATGATCGGCATGTTCAACCTGTATTCCTACTACTTAGGTGTCAAGCAGAACGACGCCTTCACCAC CTTGGAGGAGAGCTTCAAGACGCTGTTCTGGGCCATATTCGGACTTTCTGAGGTCCGCTCAGTAGTCATCAACAACGGGCACAAGTTCATCGAGAACATCGGTTATGTGCTGTACGGCATTTACAACGTCACTATGGTCATCGTGCTGCTCAACATGCTCATCGCCATGATCAACAGCTCCTTCCAGGAGATCGAG GACGACGCTGACGTGGAGTGGAAGTTCGCCCGGGCCAAACTTTGGTTCTCCTACTTTGAGGAGGGTAGAACACTACCGGTGCCTTTCAACCTGGTTCCGAGTCCCAAATCAATGCTGGGTCTGTCCAAAGGAATCAAGTCTCTAGTGCTGCATTACGTGAGAGGACAAAATGAAGATAAATATGAGACACAACTTAACAAG atgggaaAAGGGAAAAATTCAGCATTCAGTGGTTCTGCACGTCCCTCCAGATACCAG AAGATCATGAAGCGTCTGATCAAGCGTTACATCATCAAAGCTCGAGCTGACCGAGAGAGCGACGAAATCACGGAAG GCGAGTTGAAGGAAATCAAGCAAGACATCTCCAGCCTCCGCTACGAGCTTTTGGAAGAGAAGTCTCAGAACACGGAGACGCTGGACGAGCTGATGAGGAGACTTGGGGACATCGCCACAACCTCATGA
- the LOC144036386 gene encoding short transient receptor potential channel 6-like isoform X2 — translation MNHRQAATAGAPSPDSPRARSRDNLLTYDDFSEDNRWFGHSQLLARVSAVKRRQALRGPAHMFTAPSVGPSEVEQRFLEAAEYGNIPEVRRMLLHVPHLNVNTVNYMGQNALQLAVANEHLEVTELLLARPDLARVGDALLLAISKGYIRITETLLAHPSFRDAHRLTASPAQVDLLDDFYAYDEDGTRFSHDVTPVILAAHCQEYEIVHNLLSKGARIDPPHDYFCSCNSCNYQQQFDSFSHSRSRINAYRGLASPAYLSLSSEDPVLAALELSNELAMLANIEKEFKNDYCRLSSQCKDFVVGLLDLCRSTEEVEAILNGETADEDSYDPPGRPSLTRLKLAIKYELKKFVAHPNCQQQLLSIWYENLPGLRQQTTAIKLLVVLAVAMGLPGLALAYWIAPCSRVGRVMRSPFMKFVAHASSFTIFLGLLILNAADRFAGTTLLPNMTHHNLPEVDANPMLLYRMTTTPFTWMEILIISWVVGMIWAEVKEIWSLGPGEYLVEPWNFLDFGMLAIFLTSFSCRFSALRLASFAQTYVDENDINVTNDTLPPEILYFTLARIHWLPSDPQLVSEGLYAVAVVLSFSRIAYILPANESFGPLQISLGRTVKDIFKFMVIFLLVFLAFMIGMFNLYSYYLGVKQNDAFTTLEESFKTLFWAIFGLSEVRSVVINNGHKFIENIGYVLYGIYNVTMVIVLLNMLIAMINSSFQEIEDDADVEWKFARAKLWFSYFEEGRTLPVPFNLVPSPKSMLGLSKGIKSLVLHYVRGQNEDKYETQLNKMGKGKNSAFSGSARPSRYQIMKRLIKRYIIKARADRESDEITEGELKEIKQDISSLRYELLEEKSQNTETLDELMRRLGDIATTS, via the exons ATGAACCACAGGCAGGCGGCGACGGCAGGCGCTCCCAGCCCCGACAGCCCACGGGCCAGAAGCCGCGACAACCTGCTGACGTACGATGACTTCTCCGAGGATAACCGATGGTTTGG CCACAGCCAACTACTGGCTCGTGTCAGCGCCGTCAAGCGCCGGCAGGCCCTGAGGGGTCCGGCCCACATGTTCACCGCACCGTCCGTGGGCCCGTCCGAGGTGGAGCAGCGCTTCCTGGAGGCGGCCGAGTACGGCAACATCCCCGAGGTGCGCCGCATGCTGCTGCACGTGCCACACCTGAACGTCAACACGGTCAACTACATGGGCCAGAACGCGCTGCAGTTGGCTGTGGCCAACGAGCACCTAGAGGTGACGGAGCTGCTGCTGGCCAGGCCCGACTTGGCTCGGGTGGGAGACGCTCTCCTGTTGGCCATCA GCAAGGGTTATATCCGTATCACCGAGACTCTGCTGGCACACCCTTCGTTCAGAGACGCTCATCGTTTGACAGCAAGCCCCGCTCAAGTGGACTTGTTGGATGACTTCTACGCTTATGACGAGGACGGGACCAG GTTCTCTCACGACGTGACTCCTGTGATTCTGGCGGCGCACTGTCAGGAATACGAGATCGTCCACAACCTCCTGAGTAAAGGGGCTCGCATCGACCCGCCACATGACTACTTCTGCAGCTGCAACTCGTGCAACTACCAGCAACAGTTTGACTCCTTCAGCCACTCGCGCTCTCGCATCAATGCCTACCGTGGGCTGGCCAGTCCGGCTTACCTCTCCCTGTCCAGCGAGGATCCGGTGCTGGCTGCCCTGGAGCTCAGCAACGAGCTGGCCATGCTGGCTAACATTGAGAAGGAGTTTAAG AACGACTATTGCCGCTTATCCAGCCAGTGTAAGGACTTCGTGGTGGGCCTCCTGGACCTGTGCCGCAGCACGGAGGAGGTGGAAGCCATATTGAACGGAGAAACCGCCGACGAAGACAGCTACGACCCGCCCGGTCGCCCGTCCCTCACACGCCTCAAGTTAGCCATCAAATACGAATTGAAAAAG TTTGTGGCCCATCCCAACTGCCAGCAGCAGCTACTAAGTATCTGGTATGAGAACCTACCCGGGCTCAGGCAACAGACCACTGCTATCAAACTACTGGTGGTTCTGGCTGTGGCTATGGGACTACCAGGGTTAGCTTTGGCCTACTGGATCGCGCCATGCAGCAGA GTGGGGCGGGTGATGAGAAGCCCCTTCATGAAGTTTGTGGCACATGCCTCATCGTTCACCATCTTCCTGGGCCTGCTGATCCTGAACGCCGCAGACCGTTTTGCAGGGACCACATTGTTGCCCAACATGACCCACCACAATTTACCAGAAGTGGACGCAAACCCAATGCTGCTCTACCGCATGACCACAACGCCCTTCACCTGGATGGAGATCCTCATCATCTCATGGGTCGTGG GTATGATCTGGGCCGAAGTGAAGGAGATCTGGAGTCTGGGGCCTGGGGAATACCTGGTGGAACCTTGGAACTTTCTGGACTTTGGGATGTTGGCGATCTTCCTGACTTCCTTCAGTTGTCGTTTCTCCGCCCTGAGACTCGCCAGCTTTGCTCAGACTTACGTAGACGAGAATGACATCAACGTGACAAACGACACACTGCCTCCAGAGATACTCTACTTCACGCTGG CACGTATACACTGGTTGCCGTCGGACCCCCAACTAGTGTCCGAGGGTCTGTACGCAGTGGCGGTGGTGCTGAGCTTCTCCCGGATCGCGTACATCCTCCCGGCCAATGAGAGCTTCGGACCTCTGCAGATCTCTCTGGGCAGGACGGTTAAGGACATTTTCAAGTTCATGGTCATCTTCCTGCTGGTGTTTCTGGCCTTCATGATCGGCATGTTCAACCTGTATTCCTACTACTTAGGTGTCAAGCAGAACGACGCCTTCACCAC CTTGGAGGAGAGCTTCAAGACGCTGTTCTGGGCCATATTCGGACTTTCTGAGGTCCGCTCAGTAGTCATCAACAACGGGCACAAGTTCATCGAGAACATCGGTTATGTGCTGTACGGCATTTACAACGTCACTATGGTCATCGTGCTGCTCAACATGCTCATCGCCATGATCAACAGCTCCTTCCAGGAGATCGAG GACGACGCTGACGTGGAGTGGAAGTTCGCCCGGGCCAAACTTTGGTTCTCCTACTTTGAGGAGGGTAGAACACTACCGGTGCCTTTCAACCTGGTTCCGAGTCCCAAATCAATGCTGGGTCTGTCCAAAGGAATCAAGTCTCTAGTGCTGCATTACGTGAGAGGACAAAATGAAGATAAATATGAGACACAACTTAACAAG atgggaaAAGGGAAAAATTCAGCATTCAGTGGTTCTGCACGTCCCTCCAGATACCAG ATCATGAAGCGTCTGATCAAGCGTTACATCATCAAAGCTCGAGCTGACCGAGAGAGCGACGAAATCACGGAAG GCGAGTTGAAGGAAATCAAGCAAGACATCTCCAGCCTCCGCTACGAGCTTTTGGAAGAGAAGTCTCAGAACACGGAGACGCTGGACGAGCTGATGAGGAGACTTGGGGACATCGCCACAACCTCATGA
- the LOC144036386 gene encoding short transient receptor potential channel 6-like isoform X3 encodes MVWPQPTTGSCQRRQAPAGPEGSGPHVHRTVRGPVRGGAALPGGGRVRQHPRGKGYIRITETLLAHPSFRDAHRLTASPAQVDLLDDFYAYDEDGTRFSHDVTPVILAAHCQEYEIVHNLLSKGARIDPPHDYFCSCNSCNYQQQFDSFSHSRSRINAYRGLASPAYLSLSSEDPVLAALELSNELAMLANIEKEFKNDYCRLSSQCKDFVVGLLDLCRSTEEVEAILNGETADEDSYDPPGRPSLTRLKLAIKYELKKFVAHPNCQQQLLSIWYENLPGLRQQTTAIKLLVVLAVAMGLPGLALAYWIAPCSRVGRVMRSPFMKFVAHASSFTIFLGLLILNAADRFAGTTLLPNMTHHNLPEVDANPMLLYRMTTTPFTWMEILIISWVVGMIWAEVKEIWSLGPGEYLVEPWNFLDFGMLAIFLTSFSCRFSALRLASFAQTYVDENDINVTNDTLPPEILYFTLARIHWLPSDPQLVSEGLYAVAVVLSFSRIAYILPANESFGPLQISLGRTVKDIFKFMVIFLLVFLAFMIGMFNLYSYYLGVKQNDAFTTLEESFKTLFWAIFGLSEVRSVVINNGHKFIENIGYVLYGIYNVTMVIVLLNMLIAMINSSFQEIEDDADVEWKFARAKLWFSYFEEGRTLPVPFNLVPSPKSMLGLSKGIKSLVLHYVRGQNEDKYETQLNKMGKGKNSAFSGSARPSRYQKIMKRLIKRYIIKARADRESDEITEGELKEIKQDISSLRYELLEEKSQNTETLDELMRRLGDIATTS; translated from the exons ATGGTTTGG CCACAGCCAACTACTGGCTCGTGTCAGCGCCGTCAAGCGCCGGCAGGCCCTGAGGGGTCCGGCCCACATGTTCACCGCACCGTCCGTGGGCCCGTCCGAGGTGGAGCAGCGCTTCCTGGAGGCGGCCGAGTACGGCAACATCCCCGAG GCAAGGGTTATATCCGTATCACCGAGACTCTGCTGGCACACCCTTCGTTCAGAGACGCTCATCGTTTGACAGCAAGCCCCGCTCAAGTGGACTTGTTGGATGACTTCTACGCTTATGACGAGGACGGGACCAG GTTCTCTCACGACGTGACTCCTGTGATTCTGGCGGCGCACTGTCAGGAATACGAGATCGTCCACAACCTCCTGAGTAAAGGGGCTCGCATCGACCCGCCACATGACTACTTCTGCAGCTGCAACTCGTGCAACTACCAGCAACAGTTTGACTCCTTCAGCCACTCGCGCTCTCGCATCAATGCCTACCGTGGGCTGGCCAGTCCGGCTTACCTCTCCCTGTCCAGCGAGGATCCGGTGCTGGCTGCCCTGGAGCTCAGCAACGAGCTGGCCATGCTGGCTAACATTGAGAAGGAGTTTAAG AACGACTATTGCCGCTTATCCAGCCAGTGTAAGGACTTCGTGGTGGGCCTCCTGGACCTGTGCCGCAGCACGGAGGAGGTGGAAGCCATATTGAACGGAGAAACCGCCGACGAAGACAGCTACGACCCGCCCGGTCGCCCGTCCCTCACACGCCTCAAGTTAGCCATCAAATACGAATTGAAAAAG TTTGTGGCCCATCCCAACTGCCAGCAGCAGCTACTAAGTATCTGGTATGAGAACCTACCCGGGCTCAGGCAACAGACCACTGCTATCAAACTACTGGTGGTTCTGGCTGTGGCTATGGGACTACCAGGGTTAGCTTTGGCCTACTGGATCGCGCCATGCAGCAGA GTGGGGCGGGTGATGAGAAGCCCCTTCATGAAGTTTGTGGCACATGCCTCATCGTTCACCATCTTCCTGGGCCTGCTGATCCTGAACGCCGCAGACCGTTTTGCAGGGACCACATTGTTGCCCAACATGACCCACCACAATTTACCAGAAGTGGACGCAAACCCAATGCTGCTCTACCGCATGACCACAACGCCCTTCACCTGGATGGAGATCCTCATCATCTCATGGGTCGTGG GTATGATCTGGGCCGAAGTGAAGGAGATCTGGAGTCTGGGGCCTGGGGAATACCTGGTGGAACCTTGGAACTTTCTGGACTTTGGGATGTTGGCGATCTTCCTGACTTCCTTCAGTTGTCGTTTCTCCGCCCTGAGACTCGCCAGCTTTGCTCAGACTTACGTAGACGAGAATGACATCAACGTGACAAACGACACACTGCCTCCAGAGATACTCTACTTCACGCTGG CACGTATACACTGGTTGCCGTCGGACCCCCAACTAGTGTCCGAGGGTCTGTACGCAGTGGCGGTGGTGCTGAGCTTCTCCCGGATCGCGTACATCCTCCCGGCCAATGAGAGCTTCGGACCTCTGCAGATCTCTCTGGGCAGGACGGTTAAGGACATTTTCAAGTTCATGGTCATCTTCCTGCTGGTGTTTCTGGCCTTCATGATCGGCATGTTCAACCTGTATTCCTACTACTTAGGTGTCAAGCAGAACGACGCCTTCACCAC CTTGGAGGAGAGCTTCAAGACGCTGTTCTGGGCCATATTCGGACTTTCTGAGGTCCGCTCAGTAGTCATCAACAACGGGCACAAGTTCATCGAGAACATCGGTTATGTGCTGTACGGCATTTACAACGTCACTATGGTCATCGTGCTGCTCAACATGCTCATCGCCATGATCAACAGCTCCTTCCAGGAGATCGAG GACGACGCTGACGTGGAGTGGAAGTTCGCCCGGGCCAAACTTTGGTTCTCCTACTTTGAGGAGGGTAGAACACTACCGGTGCCTTTCAACCTGGTTCCGAGTCCCAAATCAATGCTGGGTCTGTCCAAAGGAATCAAGTCTCTAGTGCTGCATTACGTGAGAGGACAAAATGAAGATAAATATGAGACACAACTTAACAAG atgggaaAAGGGAAAAATTCAGCATTCAGTGGTTCTGCACGTCCCTCCAGATACCAG AAGATCATGAAGCGTCTGATCAAGCGTTACATCATCAAAGCTCGAGCTGACCGAGAGAGCGACGAAATCACGGAAG GCGAGTTGAAGGAAATCAAGCAAGACATCTCCAGCCTCCGCTACGAGCTTTTGGAAGAGAAGTCTCAGAACACGGAGACGCTGGACGAGCTGATGAGGAGACTTGGGGACATCGCCACAACCTCATGA